ATACAGGTTTATCACGACTACACCTTATTAATTTCACCATTTTCAGATACTCTTATCGCAACGAAAATAAACCATGAAAAATTGTTATGAAAACCATCGAACTACCGAAAGATTGGCAAGGCGAGTCTTGTTATTTTCTAGAGGGTGCTATTTTAGCATCTAATTTGACCGTGAAACCATTAGAACCAGAAAACTGGTGCGGGTCTGTCGGTGTAGAGCAAGTAGAATCAGATCACCTTTTAGTTCCACGTATCAATGAACAACATAATATCTTACGCAGAAGTGAATACTCACTGTCGGAATTAACAGAAGAGCAACTCGCGGACTTGTCTGAAGGTTTTATGGCGGTATGGCCAATCGTAGAAGCGCAATACCAAGAGGTGGAGATCTTAGACAGTACACTTCGCATGCTGCAAGCGTTGCTAACAACGTTCATGCTCGCGATAGACGAAGAGCAAACTCAACAGCAGATGAAGGCATCAGGCATAGAACAGCCACCCCAATTGCAAGATCTATTGCCTCAACTCGACATCATGATAACGGAAGTCGCTTTAGCCGCGGATGAACTGATGGTGGGTCAAAAAGGGCAGAGTATAAATCCTTATAAAGGAATAGGGCGAAATGATCCGTGTCCATGTGGGCGTGGCAAAAAATTTAAGCAGTGTTGCGGTAAGTAAAGCTGAGCGTTTGTTATCCTCCAACACCTTAAACATCCATCCTGACAGCCTCCGTCATCCCTACAGAAGTGTAATGCTGTAAATACTTCGTCATTCCCGTGAAAACGGGAATCTTGGTGATATTAAATCCCCATTTTCATGGGGATGACAGGTTTAGATAACCTTAACCGCACAGCATTACTTCATCACTGGATCAGGGTATCGATGGTGTTACTTAACCTTAAAGAACTGAGAAATCGCGACAACGACGGCGGCAACAAAACTTGCAGCGAAGATGATAACCAACCACTGCGGCATAGAGAGTGTTAAGAATTGCCATACAATTTCGCTGCAATCACCTGTCGCTTCAAAAAAGGCAGGCAACCATTGATTAAGTGGTGCCCATTCTGGAAAAACAAGGGGTGAGCAGGTAGCGAATATGTTGTTTTGGTAACTGACATGTTCTAAAGCCAACATCAAACCTTTTAATGATGTTCCGGCCCAAGCCAAAATCCCCACCCAGCGAATGACAAATACCTGAGGGGCGATAGCGCCGAATAATGCCGCAACACCAATGCTAATCATTGCCACACGTTCGTAGATACACATAACACATGGGTCGA
This portion of the Vibrio sp. VB16 genome encodes:
- a CDS encoding SEC-C metal-binding domain-containing protein yields the protein MVMKTIELPKDWQGESCYFLEGAILASNLTVKPLEPENWCGSVGVEQVESDHLLVPRINEQHNILRRSEYSLSELTEEQLADLSEGFMAVWPIVEAQYQEVEILDSTLRMLQALLTTFMLAIDEEQTQQQMKASGIEQPPQLQDLLPQLDIMITEVALAADELMVGQKGQSINPYKGIGRNDPCPCGRGKKFKQCCGK
- the dsbB gene encoding disulfide bond formation protein DsbB, which encodes MNPLSSLHAFSRTRFSWLLLFCFVVFFNACAYTFQHAMKLDPCVMCIYERVAMISIGVAALFGAIAPQVFVIRWVGILAWAGTSLKGLMLALEHVSYQNNIFATCSPLVFPEWAPLNQWLPAFFEATGDCSEIVWQFLTLSMPQWLVIIFAASFVAAVVVAISQFFKVK